Genomic DNA from Streptomyces sp. PCS3-D2:
GTCATCGACGCCGCGAAGATCCCGTACGGCCGGTACATGGCCCAGGAGGCCATCAACAACGCGCTGATCGAGCACGCCAGGGCGGGCAAGGCCGTGGTCCGGCTCAAGGGCGGCGACCCGTACGTCTTCGGCCGCGGCATGGAGGAGCTCCAGGCCCTCGCCGAGGCCGGCATCGCCTGCACCGTGGTCCCCGGCATCTCCAGTTCCATCTCGGTCCCCAGCGCCGCCGGCATCCCGGTCACCCACCGCGGGGTCGCCCACGAGTTCACCGTGGTCAGCGGTCACGTCGGCCCCGACGACCCGCGTTCCCTCGTGGACTGGGCCTCCCTCGCCAAGCTCACCGGCACCCTCGTGATCCTCATGGGCGTCGACAAGATCGGACTGATCGCCGAGGCGCTCGTGCGCCACGGCCGCCCCGCGGACACCCCGGTCGCGGTCGTCCAGGAGGGCACCACGGCCACCCAGCGCCGCGTGGACGCCACCCTGGCCACGGTCGGTGCGACGGTCCGCGCCGAGGAGGTCCGCCCGCCCGCGGTCATCATCATCGGCGAGGTCGTCCGCGTCGGAACCCCGGACGTTCCCACCACCAGCGCCTGACAGGCCGTTGGCACCGCACCCAGGACAAGGCAGTATCACCCTGTGGCTGATCTCATCACCATCACCGACCCCGACGACCCCCGGCTGCGCGACTACACGGGCCTGACCGACGTCGAACTCCGGCGCAGGCGCGAGCCGGCGGAAGGCCTCTTCATCGCCGAGGGCGAGAAGGTCATCAGACGGGCCAAGGACGCCGGTTACGAGATGCGCTCGATGCTGCTGTCCGCCAAGTGGGTCGACGTCATGCGCGACGTCATCGACGAGATCCCGGCACCGGTCTACGCCGTCAGCCCCGATCTGGCCGAGCGCGTCACGGGCTACCACGTGCACCGCGGGGCCCTCGCCTCCATGCAGCGCAAGCCGCTGCCGGCGGCCGAGGAACTCCTCGCCACCACCCGCCGCGTGGTCGTCATGGAGGCGGTCAACGACCACACCAACATCGGGGCCATCTTCCGCAGCGCCGCCGCCCTCGGAATGGACGCGGTGCTGCTGTCCCCCGACTGCGCGGATCCGCTCTACCGGCGCTCGGTCAAGGTCTCCATGGGCGCGGTGTTCTCCGTCCCCTACGCCCGCCTGGAGGCCTGGCCCAAGAGCCTGGACTCGGTGCGCGAGGCCGGCTTCAAGCTGCTCGCGCTGACCCCGCACGAGAAGGCGACGCCCATCGACGTGGCCGCCCCGCAGTCCCTGGAGCGGGTCGCGCTGATGCTGGGCGCCGAGGGCGACGGCCTGTCCACGCGGGCGCTGGTCGCGGCCGACGAGTGGGTGCGCATCCCGATGGCCCACGGCGTGGACTCGTTGAACGTGGGCGCCGCCGCGGCGGTCGCCTTCTACGCGGTGGCCCAGGACCGATAGCGCCCGGCGGCGTCACAGCTTCTGGGCGGCCGCGATGCCCAGCGCCACGATCAGCGTCACCACGATGAACACGATCAGGCGCTGGCGCATCAGCCTCGGGTCCGGCCGTGCGGGGCGCCGCCCCGCGCCCGTCGTCCTGGGCGCCGGGCGGCCGCCCGTGCGCCCCGCCGTCGGCCGGGAGGACGGACCGCCGGAACCGCGCGGGTTGCGCGAGGAGGAGGGCCGCGAGTGCGGGCCGCCCGACGAGCCGCCCTGCGCCCTGGGCGCGCCGCCGCCGGTACGGCGCTCCGTACGCCGTTCCGCGTGCTCCAGGGCGCCTTCGGGCAGCCGTCCCGTGGGCCGGTCGGTCCGTGCCCGCTGTGCCGGCGGACGGCCGTCCGACAGCCCCTGCGCCTCGCGGGCCGCGATCTCCTTGAGCCGCATCGACAGCTGGAGCGTGCTGGGCCGCTCCTCGGGGTCCTTGGCCAGGCAGGCCCGTACGAGGGGCGCCAGGGCGTCCGGGACGCCCTGCAGGTGCGGCTCCTCGTGCACGACGCGGTACAGCATGACCTCGGAACTGCCGTGCCCGAAGGGCGAGTCGGCGGTGGCCGCGTAGGCGAGGGTGGCGCCGAGCGCGAAGACGTCCGTGGCCGGGGTGACGGCGGCGCCGCGTACCTGCTCGGGCGCGAGGAAGCCGGGGGAGCCCACGGCCGTGCCCACATGGGTGAGCGTGCTCGCACCCGTGGCCCAGGCGATCCCGAAGTCGATGATCCTGGGGCCCTTGGGGGACAGGAGGATGTTCGACGGTTTGAGGTCCCGGTGGACGACTCCCGCCTCGTGGACGGCGACCAGTCCCTCGGAGAGCGCGGCGCCCACGGCGGCGATCTGCGCGGCCGTCAGGGGACCCTCCTCGGCCACCTTGTCGTGCAGCGAGGGACCGGGCACGTACTGGGTGGCGAACCACGGCCGCTCGGCCTCCAGGTCCGCGGCGACCAGGCGCGCCGTGCATCCGCCCCGGATGCGCCGAGCGGCGGACACCTCGCGGGCGAACCGCGAGCGGAACTCCTGGTCCTCGGCCAGATCCGGCCGGATGACCTTGAGGGCGACGCGCTGTCCGCGCCGGTCCGATCCCAGGTAGACCACGCCCATGCCGCCGGCCCCGAGCCGCCGGTGCAGTCTGAACGAGCCGACGACACGCGGGTCCTCGCGCCGGAGCCGCATCATCGCCATGTCCACCCCGCTGACCGGTCGTCCTGTTGACGTGCCACAGCTTACGGACCATCCGGCATGCGTGCTCAGAGGCCGCGCCCTCGTCGGGAGATTCGATCGTCAGTGCGGCGCAGCACTCTTGAGAGAGCATCAGGGATCCGGCCCGCCGGTCCGGCCGCGATCGGCGCCTGGCCCAAACGGCCCATCGGGCAAGGGGATTGACGCTTCGGAGCAGGTCGGAGCGCACCGGGGCGTGCGCCGGCGCCGTGGTGACCCGAGCCGATCCCGCCCATGCCCCATCGACGGACACGCATGCGCAGGGAGTGACGAAAGTGAGGGAAGTCACTACCCTCCGGTCATCCCTTCCGGGATGACCCCGACGCGGGGAGGAAGCTCTCCACCCAGGGGAGTACACCGCGCGGTCGCCCTCATCCTCCTGGAGGCCCGGCAATGGGTACGAGGGCATGAGGCCGGCGGCCGTCCGCCCGCCTAGTGTTGAGGTCAAGCGGCGGGTGATGCACTCGTCCCCCGAGGTCAAGAACCCGCCGCTGTCAGACGACAGGGGAGAGGGCCATGGCGGACACCGCACGGCAGGGACGCAAGGCATTCGCGTTCAACGGCCATGAGTCCGGCACTCGCCACCCGCTGGTGGCCGCGGCCATGGTGCTCCCCCTGGCCGCCCTGCTGCTCTTCCTCTTCGGAGGGTTCGACCAGCTGGCGGCACAGGCGTCGTCCGTGGGCATGATGCCGGGGCGCTGAGCGGCGCCCCGGGCCCGGGAGAGCGGTCCGGGCCGGGACATCGGGCCTGCTGTACCCCGTGGGGACGGGGGCGCGGCGGACGGCAGGTGAAGGGTGCTGCCCGCACGGCTGGGGAGTCGTGCGGGCAGCACCCTTTTCGGCGTCCGCACCGGAGTTCCGCACCCGTGTGGACGAACGCGAAAGCCCCGGCCGTGGAGGGCCGGGGCTTTTCGGTGGTGCGCGATACTGGGATTGAACCAGTGACCTCTTCCGTGTCAGGGAAGCGCTCTCCCGCTGAGCTAATCGCGCGGGACCGCGGTGCAAAACCGCAGGTGATGCCTGTACTGCGTGCGCGATACTGGGATTGAACCAGTGACCTCTTCCGTGTCAGGGAAGCGCTCTCCCGCTGAGCTAATCGCGCGGGGATCCTTGCGGATCAGTGGACGATACTGGGATTGAACCAGTGACCTCTTCCGTGTCAGGGAAGCGCTCTCCCGCTGAGCTAATCGTCCTTGGAGGTGGAGACGGGATTTGAACCCGTGTAGACGGCTTTGCAGGCCGTTGCCTCGCCTCTCGGCCACTCCACCATGGAGCTGCAGGGGTTCTCGGGAAGATCCCCCACTTCGAGCGGACGACGAGACTCGAACTCGCGACATCCACCTTGGCAAGGTGGTGCTCTACCAACTGAGCTACGTCCGCAGGTCACCGTGTTCGCTCCGGGGTTTCCCCCTTCGCTCCCTGGCGACGTGTTGAACTCTAGCGGATTCCCGGGCCAGCTCAAAAACGCGTTTCCGCAGCGTGCTGCCGCGCGATCACCACAGGTCACCCAGTCGTCACCGCACCGGCGCCCTCGCGTCACCGGTCATAGACTCGCAGCCGTGCACGACCTGCCCCCCATGGCCCGCTTCGGCGGCCTCCTCGCGACCGACCTGCGGGATGTCACCAGTGATCCCGCCGCCCTCGACTCCACCGGCTTCTGGGCCGTGACCGCCGACTTCGAAGGGCGCCTCGTCTGTGCGCGTTTCGGGGACGTCCGGCCCGACCCTGTCCCCGCGCCCGTGCCGGGCGCCTGGCACGGCCCCGAGGCCGACCGGTGGACCTCCTCCCTCGACCGGGCCGCGTACGTCGCCGGAGTGCGCCGCATCCGCGAGCACATCGCGGCCGGTGAGGTCTACCAGGCCAACCTCTGCCGCGTGATGTCCGCGCCGCTGCCGCGTGTGGACCGGGCCGATGTCGACGCCCTCACCGCGCTCCTCGCGCGCGGCAATCCCGCACCCTTCGCAGGAACGATTCGTCTCGCCGCCCACGGCGTGGAGATCGCCACCGCCTCGCCCGAGCTGTACCTGCGCCGCGAGGGCCGCCGCGTGGAGTCCGGACCCATCAAGGGCACCGGCCGCACCGCCGGCGACCTCCTCCCCAAGGACCACGCCGAGAACGTGATGATCGTGGACCTCGTGCGCAACGACCTGGGCCGGGTCTGCGCCACGGGGTCGGTGTCCGTCCCCGAGCTGTGCGCCGTCGAGGAGCACCCCGGCCTCGTGCACCTCGTCTCCACGGTGAGCGGCGAACTGGCCGACGGCGCCGGCTGGCCCGAACTGCTCGCCGCAACCTTCCCGCCCGGATCCGTCACGGGCGCGCCCAAGTCCTCCGCCCTGCGGATCATCGAGGCCCTGGAGACCGCCCCGCGCGGCCCCTACTGCGGAGGCATCGGATGGGTCGACGCGGACCGCGGCACCGGCGAGCTCGCCGTCGGCATCCGTACCTTCTGGATAGACCGGGCGGCCCCCGGCGGCCCCCGCCTGCTCTTCGGCACGGGGGCCGGCATCACCTGGGGCTCCGACCCCGACCGCGAGTGGGCGGAGACCGAGCTCAAAGCGGCCCGCCTGCTGCGGGTCGCGGCGGGACGGGAGACCGGCGGCAGCGCCCAAGGAGCGAACGGCACCACCGGAAGGACAGCACCATGAGAATCTGGCTCGACGGAGCCCTGCGGGACGCCGACAGCGCGACGGTGTCCGTCCTCGACCACGGGCTCACCGTGGGAGACGGCGTCTTCGAGACGCTCAAGACGCAGCGCGGCCGGGCGTTCGCGCTCACCCGCCACCTGGAACGGCTGACCCGCTCCGCCCGGGGCCTCGGCCTCCCCGACCCCGACCTCGACGAGGTGCGCCGCGCCTGCGCCGCGGTCCTGGAGGCCGACCCCGTCGAACACGGGCGGCTGCGCCTCACCTACACCGCCGGCGTCGCCCCGCTCGGCTCCGACCGCGGCGCCGCCGGGCCCACCCTGATCGCCGCCGTCGCCCCCTCCCCCCGCCGCCCGGACACCACCGCCGTCGTCACGGTCCCCTGGGTCCGCAACGAGCGTTCCGCCGTGGCCGGCCTGAAGACCACCTCGTACGCGGAGAACGTGGTCGCGCTCGCCGCCGCGCACCAGGCGGGCGCCTCCGAGGCGCTTCTGGCCAACACCGTCGGCAGGCTCTGCGAGGGCACCGGCTCCAACGTGTTCGTCGTGCTCGACGGGGAACTGCACACCCCGCCCCTGGAATCAGGCTGCCTCGCCGGAATCACCCGTGCCCTCATCGTCGACTGGGCCGGCGCCAAGGAGACGGACCTGCCCTTCGACGTCCTCGAACGCGCCGAGGAGGTCTTCGTGACCTCCTCGCTGCGCGACGCCCAGGCGGTGGTCCGCCTCGACGGCCGGGAACTGGGCACCGGGCCCGGACCGGTCACGGCCGAGGTCATGCGGATCTTCGAGGTGAAGGCCGGAGCCGACCTCGATCCGTGAACACCGGTGACGCGGAGCCGCAGGGCAGGTAGAACTCGAAGTGATGACCACCACCCTGCGGCCCGCGCAGCCGCTTCAGCGAAACAGCGACGGCACCCGACGGCGGGCCTACGAGGTCCGGGTCAACAGCCGTCGGGTCGGCACGCTCGAACTGGCCACCCGGTCCGCCGCCCAGCCCACCGTCGGCGTGATCCGGGGGCTGTGGATCGACGAGGGCGACCGGCGGCGCGGCCGCGGCACGGTGGCCGCGCTCGCCGCCGAGGAGGTGCTGCGCTCCTGGCGCTGCACTTCGATCGCGGTGTCGGTGCCCGCCGACGCCGGGCCGGCGCTGCGGATGGCGGCGGCCCTCGGCTATCGGGAGACCGGCCGCGTCATGGCCAAGGAACTGCCGCAGCAGCCGCCGGACCTTCCGCCGGGGGCCGTCGGCCGTCCGATGAATCGGGCGGAGTTCGACGCCTGGCTGGAGCCGGGCATCGTCGAGTACGGCCGCAGGCTCACCGCCCCGGGCATGACCGAGGAGCAGGGCGTGGCCGCCTCCCGCGCCGAACACGCCAGGATGCTGCCCGACGGCTCCGACACCCCGGGGACGGCTTTCCTCCTGCTGGAGACCCCGGCGGGGGAGCCGCTGGGCACCGTGTGGGTGGGGGAGTGCGAACTACCGGGCCTGGGCACCGTCCCGTACGTGTACGACGTCAAGGTCGCGCCGGAACACCGCGGGCAGGGCCA
This window encodes:
- a CDS encoding RNA methyltransferase, which gives rise to MADLITITDPDDPRLRDYTGLTDVELRRRREPAEGLFIAEGEKVIRRAKDAGYEMRSMLLSAKWVDVMRDVIDEIPAPVYAVSPDLAERVTGYHVHRGALASMQRKPLPAAEELLATTRRVVVMEAVNDHTNIGAIFRSAAALGMDAVLLSPDCADPLYRRSVKVSMGAVFSVPYARLEAWPKSLDSVREAGFKLLALTPHEKATPIDVAAPQSLERVALMLGAEGDGLSTRALVAADEWVRIPMAHGVDSLNVGAAAAVAFYAVAQDR
- a CDS encoding serine/threonine-protein kinase, which translates into the protein MDMAMMRLRREDPRVVGSFRLHRRLGAGGMGVVYLGSDRRGQRVALKVIRPDLAEDQEFRSRFAREVSAARRIRGGCTARLVAADLEAERPWFATQYVPGPSLHDKVAEEGPLTAAQIAAVGAALSEGLVAVHEAGVVHRDLKPSNILLSPKGPRIIDFGIAWATGASTLTHVGTAVGSPGFLAPEQVRGAAVTPATDVFALGATLAYAATADSPFGHGSSEVMLYRVVHEEPHLQGVPDALAPLVRACLAKDPEERPSTLQLSMRLKEIAAREAQGLSDGRPPAQRARTDRPTGRLPEGALEHAERRTERRTGGGAPRAQGGSSGGPHSRPSSSRNPRGSGGPSSRPTAGRTGGRPAPRTTGAGRRPARPDPRLMRQRLIVFIVVTLIVALGIAAAQKL
- a CDS encoding chorismate-binding protein, which codes for MHDLPPMARFGGLLATDLRDVTSDPAALDSTGFWAVTADFEGRLVCARFGDVRPDPVPAPVPGAWHGPEADRWTSSLDRAAYVAGVRRIREHIAAGEVYQANLCRVMSAPLPRVDRADVDALTALLARGNPAPFAGTIRLAAHGVEIATASPELYLRREGRRVESGPIKGTGRTAGDLLPKDHAENVMIVDLVRNDLGRVCATGSVSVPELCAVEEHPGLVHLVSTVSGELADGAGWPELLAATFPPGSVTGAPKSSALRIIEALETAPRGPYCGGIGWVDADRGTGELAVGIRTFWIDRAAPGGPRLLFGTGAGITWGSDPDREWAETELKAARLLRVAAGRETGGSAQGANGTTGRTAP
- a CDS encoding aminotransferase class IV, with protein sequence MRIWLDGALRDADSATVSVLDHGLTVGDGVFETLKTQRGRAFALTRHLERLTRSARGLGLPDPDLDEVRRACAAVLEADPVEHGRLRLTYTAGVAPLGSDRGAAGPTLIAAVAPSPRRPDTTAVVTVPWVRNERSAVAGLKTTSYAENVVALAAAHQAGASEALLANTVGRLCEGTGSNVFVVLDGELHTPPLESGCLAGITRALIVDWAGAKETDLPFDVLERAEEVFVTSSLRDAQAVVRLDGRELGTGPGPVTAEVMRIFEVKAGADLDP
- a CDS encoding GNAT family N-acetyltransferase, with protein sequence MTTTLRPAQPLQRNSDGTRRRAYEVRVNSRRVGTLELATRSAAQPTVGVIRGLWIDEGDRRRGRGTVAALAAEEVLRSWRCTSIAVSVPADAGPALRMAAALGYRETGRVMAKELPQQPPDLPPGAVGRPMNRAEFDAWLEPGIVEYGRRLTAPGMTEEQGVAASRAEHARMLPDGSDTPGTAFLLLETPAGEPLGTVWVGECELPGLGTVPYVYDVKVAPEHRGQGHGRTLMLLAERTVLAAGDSRLGLHVVEGNTPARRLYASLGYRDIAVNASKALI